The Panicum virgatum strain AP13 chromosome 3N, P.virgatum_v5, whole genome shotgun sequence genome includes the window ATTTGGAGCATTCCATGCTGCAAGAGAGGAAATTGTGAAGAGGTTTCAGAGAAAGAAAGACTTAGTAAAGCCTTTCTTGGAATACATGGATGCAAGGTGGGATAAACACTTTGATAAGAATCTTCATGCTGCTGGCTTTTGGTTCAATCCAAATAACCAATACAACACTGAACTTAGAGACAAGTACAGCTTCACCACTTCCGGAGTTCTTGATGTCATAGAGAAATATGCTGGCAAAGATGTTGCCCTTAGAAATGCTTTGACAAAAGAAATGAAGATGTTCAGAAATGAAGAAGGTGATTTTGGGCGTCCAACTGCTAAACATGATCGCCAACTCATGCTTGCTGGTAAGTCAGCTGTTCTAGTTCATTTCAGCAGCACTAAATTCTATTTTTTCACACATTGCAGCAACACTTAATTCTATTTTTTTCACACATTGCAGCATCactaaattcttttttttttcacagaTGAGTGGTGGCAAACTTATGGCTGCAGTGCACCAAATCTACAGAAGCTTGCTCttcgtgtgttgagccaaacATGTAGTGCTTCTGGATGTGAGAGGAGCTGGAGCTACTTTGAGCATGTGCACTCCAAAAAAAGAAATAGATTGGAGCATCAAAGGCTAAATGATATTGTGTATGTGCATTGTAATCTGAGATTGCGACAAAGGTACCACTTATCTTGTTCCTTACATGGTCTTTCTTTAATTGTTTGCATAAATAATACATATATGTGAATTCAAATATTAGGTGCAAGTTGTCTACTCGCAATTATGACCCAATAATGTTCGAAGGAATTGCAACTGGAAATGAAGCTTGGATTGTAGAAGACAATCCACCTCGCCTTACCTCTGAAGGGCTAGAAGCGTTTCGCACTAAGCTGTCCGACTTGAATATACAATGCAGTGATATTATTGTCTCTTGTGAAATCAGTTTAACATATATACAATTTTTTGCCTATATACCCTCACATCTAAATTGATTAATAAAATTTCAGATTTGGAGCTTGACTTGGATTTGGTGGAGGCTGATGCCATGGATGAAAGTGATGAGATTATGGATGATCAGAACCTCAGTCACGAAGATGCATATGATTATGGTGGAATGGCATTTGATGTTGGAGGAGAACAACCTCAAGATGAATGGAATCCAATAGATTTTTATTGAGTACCATGCTTCATGTGTTTTTATCTTATTATCACGCACTTGATATTTGATTTTGTGAACTTGTAAGGCTGTGATTGTGAGACTATGTTACTGTGAACCTTGTGGCTGTGTGTGCGAACCTTATGCTTCATGTATTTTGAATTTAAAGACCATGTCATCCTATATTTTCATGATCTGTGAGCCTTATTTTCAttatatatttgtatatattCTGCTTCAatatcacacacacacacacacacacacacacacacacacacacacacacacacacacacacaccggtTCAAAGTATTTGTGGCCGGTTCGATAAAATGGTCCAACCTTAACGAACCGGCGGTTCAACCGGTTCTAAACGGTTGGACCAATGAACCATTGAACCGACGGCCTCGCCGGTTCGATCTCCGGTCCGGTTCGAAAAACTATGGTTTGAGAACCTCTTTATATCAGCACTATAAGATACTATTTCTGCTTCTCCTTTTTTGAAGGACAAGGCAGTGATCCTGgtagcttttcaaaaaaaaaacagaacataattttattaaaaaataatgttCGCTATAGCACGCTATTAGCTTTTTAAAAGATTTACTGCTACACTATGCAATATTTGTCGCTTATGTCTGCTAAAGGATTTTACGAGATTTAGCAGTGCTAAATGTCTGATAAAGTAGCTTTTACGAGATTTAGCATCACTAAATGTCAAGTTGCTAGTAGATTTAAGTGGTACCATTCGCTCAAAGACGCAGTCAAAAGAACCGATACAACTAAATGAACATAGTATGAACCCTAGATAATGTAGCATGCGCACAGTTGGGTAGTTATGAGACATGTTATAGTTTATTTTTTGGCGTTAGACCAATAATGATTATAATTTTATATATGATTATTAATTATATTATCATTCCACTAAATAATTTAGCTTTCGCTATAGCCCGTTATAGCTTTGTATAGCTTTTAGAGAAGGCTACCACTAAACTTTATAGCCTGCTATTTATAACATTGTTAAAACAATAACAGAACATAAGTCTCTTCTTCCGAATGTAGAGAAACTGACAAGCTAATGTTGTTTTAGTCAGTAATCTATACATATGCACTTATATATTGAAGTTTTCACAAGACATGGTGCAAAGCACGTGTAAAATTAGTTGTGTGGCCTAAATAGTGAATTTTGCTCTTTTCTGTAGAATTTGAACCAACTGATGTTGTATAAAGTCGAATACTCTAGGGTTTGCACCTTATGGGTGAACACAATGCAAAAGAAAAGCTCTCTATTTTCTTGATTGATGTCATGTTAGATGACTACTACTTTTATTTAAGAAATCCATGAAAGATCTTTACTTTTTATGTTATCTTGAGAATAACAATCCAATAGGAACACTCTTCACTAAGCATATGCTTCCTTGGATTTTGATAAGGTTACAACCAACTACCTTGGTGTCAAATGTATACAAAATAATATAATATTTATCTTACAaaataaatatcattagatGGATTATGTAATGCGTTTTTATATTTAATCTATTCGAAGGTATAATATAGTAATGCTTGtgtaaatttgatcaaatttaaaattatttgttttctaagtgaaagttggatttttttttttttgggggtggGGTGTGGCGGAAGTCAGGAAGCAATCCACACTCCACAGCATGGCTCGAAGCCTCGAACTATACTATGGATCCCGGATCCGTGATTAGAGTTAGAGAGCGCGATCCTTTTGGACCCGAATCAAGCTTATAATTGGCGTGATctttttggaacagagggagtcaGAGCGAGCAGAGAGCAATTCATCTGATGTGATTGTGAGAGTCTGACCATTCACTTCTCATCCAAGCCCTCAAGCCCAAGCCCACCCCGGCCGAACTAAAACCCATCGGAAAGATCACAcatccatcgccgccgccgccgccatggctgccgccgAGGATGACGACAGCGATGTCATCCTCCTTGCCCaccagctccccgtcgacatgGACGGGCCCGACGAGGGCCGCCTCGCCCACCTCCTCCCACCGCGACACCGCACccctcccccgcccccgcctcccccattccgcccgccgcccccaccccaagccgtcgcctccgccgagCACCGCCTCTCCTTCCGCGGCTGGCTCGGCGCCCCGCGCCACTGGGACCTCTGGGTCGCCAAGCTGCGCCCGCTCCATGCCCCGCTCTGGCGCCGCCTCGGCATCCACGACGCCGTCCTCACCTCCACCTACAGGATCAAGCCCGACACCTCCCTCGTCCTCCACCTCGCCTCCTTCTGGTCCCCTGCCACCTCCACCTTCGCCTTCCCCTGGGGCGAGGCCACCCTCACCCTGCACGACGCCGCCCTCATCGCCGGGCTCCCTGCCACCGGCTCTCCTGTCCCGGCGCCGCTCCAGCCCGAATGGCGCCCCGACGAGGCAGCGCTCAATGGGGTGCGCCTCGGCTTCAACCGCAGCGCCTGCAAGAAGGCGCACCTCTCCGCCTGGATCAAGCACTTCCTCACCGATCACAACGACACCGTCCTCGAGCACGCCGCCTTCCTCGCGCTCTGGCTCACCCGCTTCGTGCTCGCGGGCCAGCCGGAGTCCACCATGCGCCAGGCTGTCTTCCCCATCGCCGTCCGCCtcgcgcgcggcgagcgcgtcgcGCTCGCGCCCGCCGTGCTCGCCTCCCTCTACAGGGACCTGCGCGACATCAAGGCATTCCTCGTCGCCGCGGGTGCTGCCGCCACAACCGGCAATGCTGATATGCTATCTTCCTTATCCCTCTATTCGCCCCTCTACATTCTTCATCTCTGGATATGGGAGCGCTTCCCTGCGCTCAGGCCCGGAAGGGAGAACCCGCAGGGGGATGGTGAGCCTATGGCTGCTCGCTGGCATGATTTATACAGAAAGGTCAGCCCAACACTCATACGTGAGGTCCTCAGTTCAAGGGACAACTTTCTATGGCAACTTCCTTATGCCGCCTCCCTCAAGAAGTACAGCGGCTGGGTTTGCAGCAGCGATCTCACCGGAAATGATCAACTGAGATTGCTGGCACACTGCTTGCGGCCTTGTGAGCTTGTGGGGATGGATTGCATTGAACAGTACCTCCCGCACCGTGTTGCAAGGCAGTTTGGACTGGACCAAGATGTGCCTATGGATGTTCGCCGTGCCAATCAAGATTGGGTGGTTGCTTGGCAGACCTATGAACTGGAGGGGAAGAATGTGAGTTTATTCATGCCGCAGTCTGAACCTGGGGTCACAGCGCGGTACGCACATTGGTGGAGGCAGCAATTACCACATTCTGATCTTCATGCAGGGGCACTAAGCATTCCCGTGGAGTCGAAGGCTTCTAAGCGCAAGGTTAAAAAGACCCCAGCGGCAATGGAAGCCGAGGCAGAGAAGGTGCGAAGGATGAAGAAGGCCCGTGTCTCACCTAGTGACAAAAAACGCAGGCTTGAAGAGTTGTATGATCCAAAGTTCTCAGGTTGGCTTGCAGCTGGAAGGAGTGGGATAAGTGATGCTGCTGGCAGCAGCTGCAAAAAGGGATACTTGCCGAAATATGACATGGAATCAGATGAGACATTGTTGCCTAATGTTGGAGCTACCAATGATGATGTTGTGCTACTTCTGCCAAGGACGCAAACACCAAGTCCTGTTGTATTTGTGCCCAAGAAGTATGATATCATAAATCCGGCTTTAGGTGATGATGGAAACTCCATAGTAGATGTGCCCCCAGAAATCTCCAATAATGAACTTGAAGGAGATGCTACTGCAATGCGGAAGGAGGAAAAACTTAATAATCCTGTAGACACGTCTCTTGATATCACAAATAAGCCAGAAGGAGACATGGTGGCAATGAAGTCAGAGAAGGAAACTATGGAAATTTCTGTAGTCAGGTCTGTTGGTACCACAGATAGGCCAGAAGAAGGATCTACTGTGGTAATGGAATTTGAGAAGGAGGCTACGGAAACACATCGTATTCCTGAAGACGATACTACAAAAGTTCCTCAATCAGGGTATGAAAACTATACTATGGTAATGGAGTTGGAGAAGGAAGCTATGGAAACACATAATATTCCTGAAGATGATACTACAAAAGTTCCTCAATTAGACTACGAAAAGTTAAGAGATGAAGCACCAATAGAGGAAGATACCAAGGAAAAGCGTTGTGCAGATTTCAAGGATCTAGCAGAGAAAGATGTAGATGACTCCACGGAGGTTTACACAGTAAAACAAGCTGAAGGGGAGGGACACAACTTGTTAACGGAGAAAGATGGTGATAATATTACTGATGCTCTTGGAGAGGGATATGACTTGTTAGTGGAGAAAGACAGTAATACTATTACTGATGCTCTTGCAGCAGAACAAGCAGCAGGACAATCCACATCATTGACAGAAAAAGGTATACACGGCCATGTTGAGGAAATTACTCTAGTGGAGCAGGTGGATGGACAAAGCGAGGGAGCTACAAAGATAGCAACAGAAGGCATCCCTGAAGAAATCGTTCAGGCACATGAAAAGGAATCTGATAATGATATGATGATATATTCCAAGAATTCAGCCAATTGTGAGACGCCATGTAGTTCAGCTCCTGTACAATTAGGCACGATGGAGAAGCAATGCAATCAGAATGTTGAGCTGAATAATCAGAGGGAACCATCATCTGATGCAGTTGCTATGAAGGTTGGAGGAGTATATGACCATAAAACCATGGATATGCATGAGGTGCGTGTGATTGTAAATCTCTATATCTGTGTTAACTAACAGTTAATCCAACACTGGTGACCATGCTTTTTTGGCAGGAAATGGCTCTGACATGGAAACATGACCACAAAATCATAGGTGAGAACAGGGCGACATCaatattggaaggaagccataTGCTGGATAGTGGAGTGAAATCTGATTCGAGTGCTTTGGAGGCTGATGAAATTCACACTGCAGGAGGAATTCAAAACAAGGAAATTTCAGACTTGGAGCAGGTGATTGTGAATCTTCTTATCGGACTCATGAGGTTTGGCCACTCTTATCTGTCTTAACTATTAGTTAATGTGACCATGCTGTTTCTTTGTCACCGGGAAATGGCTCCAAAACAGAAACAGGACCACATAATCAAATGGGAGAACAAGGAGACAATGGTTTCGGAAGGCAGCCATATGCTAGATAGCAGAGTGAAATCTGATTCTTTGAAGAATGATGAAACTCATGCTGGAGGAGGAATTCGAAACCAGGAAATTTTTGGCTCGGACAAGGTGAGTGCGGTCACAGAATCTCTGATCATGACTTTTGGTCACAGATTGACAATTATGTAATCTAACTatgcattttattttatttttgtgggGGGAGGTGGTGCAGGAAATGGCTCTGAAACAAAAACAGGACCACATAGTCGTATATGAGAACAAGGAGACAACAGAACTGCGAGACATCCATATGCTAGATAGTGGAATGAAGCCTGATTTGGTCATTTTGGATGTTGACGGAACTCCTCCTGCAGAAGGAAATTTAAACCAGGATATTTCGGATTTTAACAAGGTGCGTGTGCTTGCACACAAGCCCTACTAGGTTACTTTATTTGAATCATGATATTTAGTGTTTTGCAGCAACAAGGAATGAATGGAACACAGGATCCCGTAACTGTAACTGAGAACAATGAAGTGAACATTTCAGAGGGCGAAGATATTCCTGTTTGCAGTGGATATCAAATTGGACCTGCAATTGAGAACAACAAAATCAATATGTCAGAAGATGCAGGTATTCCTGATTGCAGTGAACATCGAATTGATCCAACAGGGATAGAGGTTAATGAGGTTGGGTCTACCAAAAATCTACAGAACCAAGAACTTTTGGACAATAAAGAAGTGAGTCTTCCTGCAAATCTGACCTTTCTCTTGTTTGATCTGTACCTTATCTGAATCCTGATATTTGGACATTTGCAGCAACTAGCAGTGGAGGTAGGACGACATCTAGGAACTACAATTGAAAACAACGAAATGAATTTGCCAAATGAAGCAGATGTTCTTGTTTGTGGTGAAAACCAAATCAATTCAACTGGTTCAGATGTTATTGAGGTCGAATCTACCAATGGTATACAGAAGCAAGAACTTTTGGACAATAAAGAAGTGAGTCTACCTGCAAGTATACAGGACCAAGAACTTTTGGACAACATAGAAGTGAGTCTACCTGCAAAATTAactttttgtttggtttgtggAATCTTTACTTTTTTGAGACTATGATTCAGTGGAATCTGATTATACTCTTTTGCAGGACCAGATAACAGAGAAAAGAATGGAGTTGGAAATCGCATATGAAAGTGGTGTATCCTTGGAAGAGGGCTATAAACTTGTTGATGGAAATACCTGTGCGGCTGCTGTGAATGTTAGTGTTTCAATGCTGAACAAGGAAACTTGTACCATTGAGGAGGCAAGTGCATTTTAGAATATCTCCATCCAGTTAACTAACTATAACTTAATATGGCAAACATGTTTTACATCTGTAGGCAATAGAGGACAAGCAACACCATGAAGTTGAACATGTGAATGAGGAGATGATTTTGGGAGATACAATTATGATAGATAGCGGTGGATTGAAATCTGATGCTACTGATGTGGAGGTTGACATGGCTGGGTCAAAGGGGGGAACACTGAACCAGTGTGCTGTAAGTGTGGAGACAGTGAGCATAGTTTGAATCTTCAATGTAAACTTTTCTTTTGACTGTAGTAGCTGATGAATCTCGATTACAGGAAGTGGCAATGCAAGAGAAGCAGGATCAGGAAATGGCTGGTGAAGACACCAACAGAGATGTGGTTAATACGAATGCACTTGAATGTAGAGTGAAACCTGATGGAGCTGGTAAAATGACTCTGACTCATGAGACTCTTCGTACAACAGAATCTGTTGATATAGCAGGGTCTAAAATTTCTTCCGAGGACAAGGAGAAGGCAGCTTCCTTTGAA containing:
- the LOC120665261 gene encoding uncharacterized protein LOC120665261 isoform X3, translating into MAAAEDDDSDVILLAHQLPVDMDGPDEGRLAHLLPPRHRTPPPPPPPPFRPPPPPQAVASAEHRLSFRGWLGAPRHWDLWVAKLRPLHAPLWRRLGIHDAVLTSTYRIKPDTSLVLHLASFWSPATSTFAFPWGEATLTLHDAALIAGLPATGSPVPAPLQPEWRPDEAALNGVRLGFNRSACKKAHLSAWIKHFLTDHNDTVLEHAAFLALWLTRFVLAGQPESTMRQAVFPIAVRLARGERVALAPAVLASLYRDLRDIKAFLVAAGAAATTGNADMLSSLSLYSPLYILHLWIWERFPALRPGRENPQGDGEPMAARWHDLYRKVSPTLIREVLSSRDNFLWQLPYAASLKKYSGWVCSSDLTGNDQLRLLAHCLRPCELVGMDCIEQYLPHRVARQFGLDQDVPMDVRRANQDWVVAWQTYELEGKNVSLFMPQSEPGVTARYAHWWRQQLPHSDLHAGALSIPVESKASKRKVKKTPAAMEAEAEKVRRMKKARVSPSDKKRRLEELYDPKFSGWLAAGRSGISDAAGSSCKKGYLPKYDMESDETLLPNVGATNDDVVLLLPRTQTPSPVVFVPKKYDIINPALGDDGNSIVDVPPEISNNELEGDATAMRKEEKLNNPVDTSLDITNKPEGDMVAMKSEKETMEISVVRSVGTTDRPEEGSTVVMEFEKEATETHRIPEDDTTKVPQSGYENYTMVMELEKEAMETHNIPEDDTTKVPQLDYEKLRDEAPIEEDTKEKRCADFKDLAEKDVDDSTEVYTVKQAEGEGHNLLTEKDGDNITDALGEGYDLLVEKDSNTITDALAAEQAAGQSTSLTEKGIHGHVEEITLVEQVDGQSEGATKIATEGIPEEIVQAHEKESDNDMMIYSKNSANCETPCSSAPVQLGTMEKQCNQNVELNNQREPSSDAVAMKVGGVYDHKTMDMHEEMALTWKHDHKIIGENRATSILEGSHMLDSGVKSDSSALEADEIHTAGGIQNKEISDLEQEMAPKQKQDHIIKWENKETMVSEGSHMLDSRVKSDSLKNDETHAGGGIRNQEIFGSDKEMALKQKQDHIVVYENKETTELRDIHMLDSGMKPDLVILDVDGTPPAEGNLNQDISDFNKQQGMNGTQDPVTVTENNEVNISEGEDIPVCSGYQIGPAIENNKINMSEDAGIPDCSEHRIDPTGIEVNEVGSTKNLQNQELLDNKEQLAVEVGRHLGTTIENNEMNLPNEADVLVCGENQINSTGSDVIEVESTNGIQKQELLDNKEVSLPASIQDQELLDNIEDQITEKRMELEIAYESGVSLEEGYKLVDGNTCAAAVNVSVSMLNKETCTIEEAIEDKQHHEVEHVNEEMILGDTIMIDSGGLKSDATDVEVDMAGSKGGTLNQCAEVAMQEKQDQEMAGEDTNRDVVNTNALECRVKPDGAGKMTLTHETLRTTESVDIAGSKISSEDKEKAASFEEHNKAKVTGFESNQTTGMEPEVDLQLEPKNLAEVKEENLENETGRSIFKENDEVSCKDQTSACVLISSSNIDDQCEDDNGWAEESTKSYDKLASDSINTACRHPVKFGKSSNEEVKRTQNIRSMYLKDIKESLGRIRAEPSNRVQATNFGYPSRHAVQEQHSACKEIKVPWRDSGRDFGRDRALELVVTSPAEETSRWRQEQYALQILEDVQNARIAEKTRMEMEIRILKAQIASMERQVMNLDHFSEVKSRSKRH
- the LOC120665261 gene encoding uncharacterized protein LOC120665261 isoform X4, with protein sequence MAAAEDDDSDVILLAHQLPVDMDGPDEGRLAHLLPPRHRTPPPPPPPPFRPPPPPQAVASAEHRLSFRGWLGAPRHWDLWVAKLRPLHAPLWRRLGIHDAVLTSTYRIKPDTSLVLHLASFWSPATSTFAFPWGEATLTLHDAALIAGLPATGSPVPAPLQPEWRPDEAALNGVRLGFNRSACKKAHLSAWIKHFLTDHNDTVLEHAAFLALWLTRFVLAGQPESTMRQAVFPIAVRLARGERVALAPAVLASLYRDLRDIKAFLVAAGAAATTGNADMLSSLSLYSPLYILHLWIWERFPALRPGRENPQGDGEPMAARWHDLYRKVSPTLIREVLSSRDNFLWQLPYAASLKKYSGWVCSSDLTGNDQLRLLAHCLRPCELVGMDCIEQYLPHRVARQFGLDQDVPMDVRRANQDWVVAWQTYELEGKNVSLFMPQSEPGVTARYAHWWRQQLPHSDLHAGALSIPVESKASKRKVKKTPAAMEAEAEKVRRMKKARVSPSDKKRRLEELYDPKFSGWLAAGRSGISDAAGSSCKKGYLPKYDMESDETLLPNVGATNDDVVLLLPRTQTPSPVVFVPKKYDIINPALGDDGNSIVDVPPEISNNELEGDATAMRKEEKLNNPVDTSLDITNKPEGDMVAMKSEKETMEISVVRSVGTTDRPEEGSTVVMEFEKEATETHRIPEDDTTKVPQSGYENYTMVMELEKEAMETHNIPEDDTTKVPQLDYEKLRDEAPIEEDTKEKRCADFKDLAEKDVDDSTEVYTVKQAEGEGHNLLTEKDGDNITDALGEGYDLLVEKDSNTITDALAAEQAAGQSTSLTEKGIHGHVEEITLVEQVDGQSEGATKIATEGIPEEIVQAHEKESDNDMMIYSKNSANCETPCSSAPVQLGTMEKQCNQNVELNNQREPSSDAVAMKVGGVYDHKTMDMHEEMALTWKHDHKIIGENRATSILEGSHMLDSGVKSDSSALEADEIHTAGGIQNKEISDLEQKQDHIIKWENKETMVSEGSHMLDSRVKSDSLKNDETHAGGGIRNQEIFGSDKVVQEMALKQKQDHIVVYENKETTELRDIHMLDSGMKPDLVILDVDGTPPAEGNLNQDISDFNKQQGMNGTQDPVTVTENNEVNISEGEDIPVCSGYQIGPAIENNKINMSEDAGIPDCSEHRIDPTGIEVNEVGSTKNLQNQELLDNKEQLAVEVGRHLGTTIENNEMNLPNEADVLVCGENQINSTGSDVIEVESTNGIQKQELLDNKEVSLPASIQDQELLDNIEDQITEKRMELEIAYESGVSLEEGYKLVDGNTCAAAVNVSVSMLNKETCTIEEAIEDKQHHEVEHVNEEMILGDTIMIDSGGLKSDATDVEVDMAGSKGGTLNQCAEVAMQEKQDQEMAGEDTNRDVVNTNALECRVKPDGAGKMTLTHETLRTTESVDIAGSKISSEDKEKAASFEEHNKAKVTGFESNQTTGMEPEVDLQLEPKNLAEVKEENLENETGRSIFKENDEVSCKDQTSACVLISSSNIDDQCEDDNGWAEESTKSYDKLASDSINTACRHPVKFGKSSNEEVKRTQNIRSMYLKDIKESLGRIRAEPSNRVQATNFGYPSRHAVQEQHSACKEIKVPWRDSGRDFGRDRALELVVTSPAEETSRWRQEQYALQILEDVQNARIAEKTRMEMEIRILKAQIASMERQVMNLDHFSEVKSRSKRH
- the LOC120665261 gene encoding uncharacterized protein LOC120665261 isoform X1 yields the protein MAAAEDDDSDVILLAHQLPVDMDGPDEGRLAHLLPPRHRTPPPPPPPPFRPPPPPQAVASAEHRLSFRGWLGAPRHWDLWVAKLRPLHAPLWRRLGIHDAVLTSTYRIKPDTSLVLHLASFWSPATSTFAFPWGEATLTLHDAALIAGLPATGSPVPAPLQPEWRPDEAALNGVRLGFNRSACKKAHLSAWIKHFLTDHNDTVLEHAAFLALWLTRFVLAGQPESTMRQAVFPIAVRLARGERVALAPAVLASLYRDLRDIKAFLVAAGAAATTGNADMLSSLSLYSPLYILHLWIWERFPALRPGRENPQGDGEPMAARWHDLYRKVSPTLIREVLSSRDNFLWQLPYAASLKKYSGWVCSSDLTGNDQLRLLAHCLRPCELVGMDCIEQYLPHRVARQFGLDQDVPMDVRRANQDWVVAWQTYELEGKNVSLFMPQSEPGVTARYAHWWRQQLPHSDLHAGALSIPVESKASKRKVKKTPAAMEAEAEKVRRMKKARVSPSDKKRRLEELYDPKFSGWLAAGRSGISDAAGSSCKKGYLPKYDMESDETLLPNVGATNDDVVLLLPRTQTPSPVVFVPKKYDIINPALGDDGNSIVDVPPEISNNELEGDATAMRKEEKLNNPVDTSLDITNKPEGDMVAMKSEKETMEISVVRSVGTTDRPEEGSTVVMEFEKEATETHRIPEDDTTKVPQSGYENYTMVMELEKEAMETHNIPEDDTTKVPQLDYEKLRDEAPIEEDTKEKRCADFKDLAEKDVDDSTEVYTVKQAEGEGHNLLTEKDGDNITDALGEGYDLLVEKDSNTITDALAAEQAAGQSTSLTEKGIHGHVEEITLVEQVDGQSEGATKIATEGIPEEIVQAHEKESDNDMMIYSKNSANCETPCSSAPVQLGTMEKQCNQNVELNNQREPSSDAVAMKVGGVYDHKTMDMHEEMALTWKHDHKIIGENRATSILEGSHMLDSGVKSDSSALEADEIHTAGGIQNKEISDLEQEMAPKQKQDHIIKWENKETMVSEGSHMLDSRVKSDSLKNDETHAGGGIRNQEIFGSDKVVQEMALKQKQDHIVVYENKETTELRDIHMLDSGMKPDLVILDVDGTPPAEGNLNQDISDFNKQQGMNGTQDPVTVTENNEVNISEGEDIPVCSGYQIGPAIENNKINMSEDAGIPDCSEHRIDPTGIEVNEVGSTKNLQNQELLDNKEQLAVEVGRHLGTTIENNEMNLPNEADVLVCGENQINSTGSDVIEVESTNGIQKQELLDNKEVSLPASIQDQELLDNIEDQITEKRMELEIAYESGVSLEEGYKLVDGNTCAAAVNVSVSMLNKETCTIEEAIEDKQHHEVEHVNEEMILGDTIMIDSGGLKSDATDVEVDMAGSKGGTLNQCAEVAMQEKQDQEMAGEDTNRDVVNTNALECRVKPDGAGKMTLTHETLRTTESVDIAGSKISSEDKEKAASFEEHNKAKVTGFESNQTTGMEPEVDLQLEPKNLAEVKEENLENETGRSIFKENDEVSCKDQTSACVLISSSNIDDQCEDDNGWAEESTKSYDKLASDSINTACRHPVKFGKSSNEEVKRTQNIRSMYLKDIKESLGRIRAEPSNRVQATNFGYPSRHAVQEQHSACKEIKVPWRDSGRDFGRDRALELVVTSPAEETSRWRQEQYALQILEDVQNARIAEKTRMEMEIRILKAQIASMERQVMNLDHFSEVKSRSKRH
- the LOC120665261 gene encoding uncharacterized protein LOC120665261 isoform X6, which encodes MAAAEDDDSDVILLAHQLPVDMDGPDEGRLAHLLPPRHRTPPPPPPPPFRPPPPPQAVASAEHRLSFRGWLGAPRHWDLWVAKLRPLHAPLWRRLGIHDAVLTSTYRIKPDTSLVLHLASFWSPATSTFAFPWGEATLTLHDAALIAGLPATGSPVPAPLQPEWRPDEAALNGVRLGFNRSACKKAHLSAWIKHFLTDHNDTVLEHAAFLALWLTRFVLAGQPESTMRQAVFPIAVRLARGERVALAPAVLASLYRDLRDIKAFLVAAGAAATTGNADMLSSLSLYSPLYILHLWIWERFPALRPGRENPQGDGEPMAARWHDLYRKVSPTLIREVLSSRDNFLWQLPYAASLKKYSGWVCSSDLTGNDQLRLLAHCLRPCELVGMDCIEQYLPHRVARQFGLDQDVPMDVRRANQDWVVAWQTYELEGKNVSLFMPQSEPGVTARYAHWWRQQLPHSDLHAGALSIPVESKASKRKVKKTPAAMEAEAEKVRRMKKARVSPSDKKRRLEELYDPKFSGWLAAGRSGISDAAGSSCKKGYLPKYDMESDETLLPNVGATNDDVVLLLPRTQTPSPVVFVPKKYDIINPALGDDGNSIVDVPPEISNNELEGDATAMRKEEKLNNPVDTSLDITNKPEGDMVAMKSEKETMEISVVRSVGTTDRPEEGSTVVMEFEKEATETHRIPEDDTTKVPQSGYENYTMVMELEKEAMETHNIPEDDTTKVPQLDYEKLRDEAPIEEDTKEKRCADFKDLAEKDVDDSTEVYTVKQAEGEGHNLLTEKDGDNITDALGEGYDLLVEKDSNTITDALAAEQAAGQSTSLTEKGIHGHVEEITLVEQVDGQSEGATKIATEGIPEEIVQAHEKESDNDMMIYSKNSANCETPCSSAPVQLGTMEKQCNQNVELNNQREPSSDAVAMKVGGVYDHKTMDMHEEMALTWKHDHKIIGENRATSILEGSHMLDSGVKSDSSALEADEIHTAGGIQNKEISDLEQKQDHIIKWENKETMVSEGSHMLDSRVKSDSLKNDETHAGGGIRNQEIFGSDKEMALKQKQDHIVVYENKETTELRDIHMLDSGMKPDLVILDVDGTPPAEGNLNQDISDFNKQQGMNGTQDPVTVTENNEVNISEGEDIPVCSGYQIGPAIENNKINMSEDAGIPDCSEHRIDPTGIEVNEVGSTKNLQNQELLDNKEQLAVEVGRHLGTTIENNEMNLPNEADVLVCGENQINSTGSDVIEVESTNGIQKQELLDNKEVSLPASIQDQELLDNIEITEKRMELEIAYESGVSLEEGYKLVDGNTCAAAVNVSVSMLNKETCTIEEAIEDKQHHEVEHVNEEMILGDTIMIDSGGLKSDATDVEVDMAGSKGGTLNQCAEVAMQEKQDQEMAGEDTNRDVVNTNALECRVKPDGAGKMTLTHETLRTTESVDIAGSKISSEDKEKAASFEEHNKAKVTGFESNQTTGMEPEVDLQLEPKNLAEVKEENLENETGRSIFKENDEVSCKDQTSACVLISSSNIDDQCEDDNGWAEESTKSYDKLASDSINTACRHPVKFGKSSNEEVKRTQNIRSMYLKDIKESLGRIRAEPSNRVQATNFGYPSRHAVQEQHSACKEIKVPWRDSGRDFGRDRALELVVTSPAEETSRWRQEQYALQILEDVQNARIAEKTRMEMEIRILKAQIASMERQVMNLDHFSEVKSRSKRH